A genome region from Sceloporus undulatus isolate JIND9_A2432 ecotype Alabama chromosome 1, SceUnd_v1.1, whole genome shotgun sequence includes the following:
- the ALLC gene encoding probable allantoicase, whose amino-acid sequence MMAHHKEEKPNVLPDFLHLNDLGCETVGGKVLFATDDFFAPAENLLKKPRPVFHADLFTEYGKWRDGWETRRKRIPGHDWCIIQLGVPGIIYGIEVDTSYLAGNCAPQISVQAARLKPEEVPALPSRGNRIGTASSDEELKVAEKMRSDEWTFLVCMSEIKSGNLDIGHNYFSVTSKERWTHLRLNIYPDGGISRLKVYGTMLRDWSLSGLNDLSDLVAMVNGGICVGYSDTQLGHPQNILGIGRPKSMKDGWETRRNLERPPVLKVDDKGILLTPGNEWAIFRLGHSGLITHIEVDTTYFKGNFPDAFKLEGCILSIQEEKDCITQKWKDSCKWKILLPTTKLKPHKRHFFDATIIEALDVFTHVRLTLVPDGGISRMRLWGFPRTLSHEK is encoded by the exons ATGATGGCtcaccacaaagaagaaaagcccAATGTCTTACCTGACTTTCTACATCTGAATGACTTGGGATGTGAAACTGTAGGAGGAAAG GTTTTATTTGCAACAGATGACTTTTTTGCTCCAGCAGAAAATCTCCTAAAG aaacCAAGGCCAGTATTTCATGCAGACCTGTTCACTGAATATGGGAAGTGGAGGGATGGATGGGAAACCAGGAGAAAACGGATTCCAG GTCATGATTGGTGCATCATTCAGCTGGGAGTGCCAGGTATTATTTATGGGATTGAGGTGGACACATCTTATCTGGCGGGAAACTGTGCTCCTCAGATATCCGTCCAAGCTGCACGCTTGAAGCCAG AGGAGGTACCAGCGCTGCCATCGAGAGGGAACAGAATAGGGACTGCATCTTCAGATGAAGAATTGAAGGTTGCAGAAAAG ATGAGATCAGATGAATGGACATTCTTGGTTTGCATGTCAGAAATAAAATCTGGAAACCTTGATATTGGCCACAACTATTTTTCTGTGACTTCAAAGGAAAGGTGGACTCACCTAAGACTCAATATATATCCAG ATGGTGGGATTTCACGTTTAAAAGTCTATGGCACAATGCTGAGAGACTGGTCACTTTCTGGCTTGAATGACCTCAGTGATTTGGTTGCAATGGTGAATGGAGGTATCTGTGTTGGATACAGTGATACTCAGTTGGGTCACCCTCAAAATATCTTAG GCATAGGAAGGCCAAAGTCCATGAAAGATGGATGGGAAACAAGAAGAAATTTGGAAAGACCTCCAGTTTTGAAA GTTGATGACAAAGGGATCCTCCTTACTCCTGGAAACGAGTGGGCAATTTTTCGATTGGGTCATTCAGGTCTGATAACACACATAGAAGTAGACACAACTTACTTTAAAG GAAActttccagatgcttttaaaCTTGAAGGCTGTATTTTGAGCatacaagaagaaaaagactgcataacacaaaaatggaaagacagTTGTAAATGGAAGATTTTGTTGCCTACAACAAAA CTTAAACCCCACAAGAGACACTTTTTTGATGCTACCATCATAGAGGCACTGGATGTGTTTACTCATGTGAGACTTACTCTTGTCCCAGACGGAGGTATAAGTAGGATGCGTCTCTGGGGCTTTCCACGAACTCTGTCACATGAGAAGTaa